DNA sequence from the Pseudorca crassidens isolate mPseCra1 chromosome 6, mPseCra1.hap1, whole genome shotgun sequence genome:
TTTAAAAGCATACTTTAATGGTCAAGCCACACAAGTTTtaaattaggaaaatgtaaacaaacactTTCATTCTTAATAAAGTatagaaacaaaatcaaaatatcaaaCATTAAAAAACGTACCATCGCCTCCAAATCCATTATATCCACCATCACCTCCTCCATAACTACCTCTgctgccaccacctccaccaccatacCCTCCTGAAAAAAAGCAAAGTGtgaattaaatgaatatattcaaCTTACCAATAACACTTAGGTAGACATGTTCTTAGAAATAAGGTAACTGTCCTACCTCTTCCACCAAAGTTTCCACCACGGCCAAAGTTACCTCCACCACCTCCAAAGTTTCCTCCACGACCCATAAAGTTGCCAGATCCACCTCCACGACCTTCAACACAGGCAGGAAAGTTCTTTAAGAACCTTACAAACATTACTCATCtctattttgtatgtatatatggtaCTACTCACCTCTCTGTGATCCAGCAGATTGCATTTCTTGTTTAGAAAGGGCCTTTTTCACTTCACAATTATGACCATTAATAGTGTGGTATTTCTGAACTAAATTTTGtttaatcaaacaaacaaacaaaagttattTGATGTTTGGAAAAGCACACATAAATGATATCCTTTATCACTATATAACTTATTAAAACATCAAAAAGGTAGTGACTTTGAGTAGTGATAAGGGAGTGTTCTGGGATGTTAGTAACATTTATTTCTTGATCCAGATGCTGGTTACACACATATAGTCACTTCATGAAAACTAAACCATACACTTTATATGCTATTATTGTGCACAATACAAAAGTTATAAGCGATTTAGCAAGTTTAGTAGAGAGCTAAGAAGCCATTTCTGCTTTCCCATTCAAGTTCTGAGAAACTGCTACTTACCAACAATTTTATCAACTGTATCATGATCATCAAAAGTTACAAAAGCAAATCCTCTCTTTTTTCCACTCTGCCTGTCTTCCATAACTTCTATGGTTTCAATCTTGCCATACTTTTCAAAGTAGTCTCTCAAATTATATTCTTCTGTATCTTCTTTAATACCACCAACAAAAATTTTCTTCACTGTTAGATGGGCACCAGGCTTTACAGAatcctacaaataaaaaatatgtaagttaaaaaaaaaccctcaaaaattCTGCAACAATTTCACACGTCACACAACATGGTATTATTAAAATACCTCTCTAGAAACAGCTCTCTTTGGTTCCACTACACGCCCATCAACCTTGTGTGGTCGAGCACACATTGCTGCATCCACCTCTTCAACACAAGAGTAAGTAACAAAACCAAAGCCCCTGGAACGTTTTGTTTGGGGGTCTCTCATCacctacaaaacaaaaattttaaagcactgaaACACACCTAAACAGGTCCTCTGCCCTCTTTCAAGAACCTTTTGTTCCCTTAATAACTTACCACACAATCTGTAAGTGTGCCCCATTTCTCAAAATGTTCTCTTAAGCTATCATCTGTAGTTTCAAAGCTCAGACCACCAATAAACAGTTTTCTCAACTGTTCTGGTTCCTTTGGATCATGACCCTGAGGAAACAAACCAATATATTTTAACTATTTCGTTTAGTAGGTAAATGCAAAGATGCACAAACCTTTTAATCTCCTACAAATAAACTTTTAACATCAAATTCCTGTACCATTAACACTTTCTCCAGTTAAAAACTGGAGTAGGATCACACACATCAACTGATTAAAGGGACCAAGAAAACCTATAACCAGACTTTGAAATGCCAAcatcacttaaaaattaaattgaagccCAAGATAATTCCAGAATCAAAAGTCCCGAAATTCTGAGCTACAACTACAAGTGTCTGGGGACAGATTATTTTAGAAGTGGCTACTGAGAAACCAGTTTCTAAGAAACCAGAAGTGTTGTAAATGCAGTGTTTCATCTATGCCATTTCTTCTCTCGTCTTCCCTCCTGAGTCTACACCCCCAAAAGCATATAATTATAAACCACAAGACTGTGAACTACAacttaaaaatggagaaattcaCCACCTTCAagcaaataaaaaagtgaaaataagtgTTTCTCAATGAAAGGCTAAACCAGCATTTCCCCCAAAAAAACTATGGAAAAAACCAGCCACgtaaaaattttctatttgcaTTTGTACCACGTgccaaaaatgttttcaaaaccaACATTTTACTGGGTCACAAAAAGGGCAGTTTGGACTTACGTTAGGTATACTGTCTGACAAGGAACacagtaaaaaagaaattgagatttaaaaaaaattaagatatggCCTGAACTGTTTTACAACTTAACTAGTTCTTTAACAAATCACATAACTACCACTtaatacatatatgcattaagaCAACTTTCATCCGAAGTCCTTAAATAGAGGCACTCACATTTACATTCTAAGATCTTCCTGTGTCTTCTAAAAGGAGAGACGTTAAGGCATTTAATATGAAGAGACTGTCACATGCCacgaaaaaatgttaaatgattaaTAGCCTAAAGCGTTTATTCACTTAGTCTCATCTTTTCAAGTCCCGGTTAAATACATCTAATTAACAATACACAAAgttgagagaaagaaacaataaCCCACATGAAATTatcccaaacaaatgaaaaattcgACTCTGGTTGCAGTCCTCTGAAACAAAATTACAAGAAAGTAAAACCTGAGCCGACCCATCAGAATAGGAAAAACGAAGGTGAAAAAATTTCAACTTCCTATTTTACATCCACACTATGAGATGGGGCACTTCACCCACATGGAACGAAGCTACGTAAGGACTTTAGCAAAAACGGCAGATCAAGAAGTACTTTaaaacagcaaaattaaaaaaaaaattattttcaaccgAGTGCTGCGAGGAACAGAACGGGACGTAAAATTCTTCTTAGCGATCTTTAAGGCCTGGAAACGCGATGGGAGAACATCACTGAAAACACTAGGCCCCAAGCTTCGAGGCCGTTTGCAGCATTCTCTGCTGGGccgcctcctccctcttccttccaatCCCACGCTCTCTCTCCCGGCGGCGGAGCCAGGCGGCGGCCATTGCGTGCCAATGCGCCATTTCGTAACGCGGCAGCGGATCAATGTCAATGTGGCCGCCGCCCGCCTGCTCGCTCGCCCGGATGTGCCTGctcgtcccctcccctcccccaccgcctCTTCCCAACTGCTCCCGCCGAGGCCCGCCATGCCGCCCTCGGCCTCGAATGGGAGGCCGCGCGGTCGGCGGGCCAGCTCCCCTCCTGAGGTCTCCCCAGCCACACCGCGCCTCCGAGGAACCACTTGTGCAGCCCAAGGAGACGGCAAGGCTGGCGAGAAGCCCCAAGGAAGCCTCCGAGgcccgctcccctccccctcccgccgcCCGTCTCAACGCAGAGCGCGGGAGGGCCGACCCAGTCCACCcggcctccccactcccaccgaGCCCGGCCCCCCTTGCCGGCCACTACCCAGCAACCCCCCGCTCTCCCCCTAATACCTCCTCCCCCCGGCGGCGACGGCGACGGCCGGAGTCGGGCTGGGGGCGGCCGGGCGGCGGTTTTACCTCCATTTTGAGACCGGACTCGCCTCTTCCAACTCGAGTTCAATATGGGACCGAGAGGAAGAGGCGGGGCTAGCCGTCACGTGACGCGCTTTTCGCGCGCCGCCGGCCTAATGGGGGAGGGGCGAGTTGGGAAGGGGCGTGGCCAGCTGGGCGCGAAGAGGGACTGGACGAGCGGGTTGGTTGGCAGAGGACGGGGGCGTGGCAGGCCCCGGGAGCGCGCGCGCCTCGCTAACTTCCAGTGCGGCACCGCCCTTGCCGCCGTTCGCGCCCGGGCGGCTGCAAGGACGTCAGCTAGGCTTTCGCCAATGGTCGGTGCCCACGTCGGGAGAATGCCTCGTGACCGCGCGTCACCGGAGAAAAAGGcctgtttccctttcttctcgcgcttctttcccctcccccacgtgGGCCTTTCCGTCTCCATTATCGAATTCATTTCATTCAGGCGCCTGGATAAAACCACATTTTCCCTTCTTGTACTTTAGGGTTGTAAGAAAGCCCTCTCGGCCCCTCGGCGTCTCCTCGCACGTTTCCAAATGGCAGGGCCTGGTGTCCGTGACTGGGATGCCCACTGTGAGGGCCCGCACTGAAAATCCCTGACACTGACATATGTGAATCATGGGCATCTTGGAAAGGCCTCAAAACGTGGCTGAAACACTGAAATTTCACCCTTAATGAGCTGAGGCAAGACCGGTCGAGGTCAGTTAATTAGGTACTCACTGATATCTCAAGAAATATGTCGGCACTATTTTCTTACACTTATAGTTACTGTGGAAGGAGCCGAAGGAACTGTTCTCGTGGACTGGATTTAAGGAATGATTTACAAGATTGCTAGAAGTAAGAGCACCAGATATACTCCCTATTCGCGAGTGATTTTTACCTAATTATTTTCACGTGTGAAGTAAAACAAGATCAAAGAGTTGATCTAATTCTTTCTTGGCCTCCCAAGTGACTTTACGTCATTTGACCTTACTGAGCtttagttttagaatttttttttaatgaaaatggggATAAGATTTGGTGATCTTCAACACCTATGACAGCTGTAAGGTAATAATCTGTGGATCCGTATTGAAGCAAAGGTGCTGGTAAAAGTGACCACAGTTGACAGGTCTCCCTACCATGCTAAGAAATGCCCTATATTTTAATGTAGCATTCCATACGAGCATCTCATTTAGAATTGATCAGGCCCTCCCTTGGAAAGATTAGAAATCTAATCAGTTATATTCTAAGTTGTTTGAAAAGCAGGTTGTTAACCAGTGGGGAATGGTCAGCTCAgagtttggggaagaaaatgagcaCAAAGAATAACAGTTGTTGATGTTTATCTAGCATTGCCCAAGTGGAATAGTGTTTGATTTGGGAGACACGAACAAAAGGTACTCTGTTCTGGGGCAGAAACCAGTCACCAGGCCTTACTGTATCTTGGATGAAAACAACCCTCCAAGCAAAGTAACCCTCCTCTGGTTGCTCTGATTCTATTATCAGAAGCAAATTATTACATATTCTGCTTATCAGGTACTCCTGATAGCCAACAATAGTATTTGAGATATTGGGAAAATTTCTACTCTTAGTGTCTCGTTAATATGTAAAAGCTTTGTGAGTTTGATTACTATGAAATAGTCTTGAATAACTTGGTCACTTCTGAGTATGTAGAAAAACGTGACGTTAAAGACCTTAGGGAGATGGTATTCAAACCAAGGTACCTATGAGAAACTGCAAGAAAACTGATCACTTGGCTTCACTTTAGTGCATGTTTGTCTAGTTGTTTTCTAACCAAGTTATTTCTAATCAATAACTTCTGTTATTCTTTCTTTGAATTGTATGAAGTTTTCATATTAATTTGAGAAATGGTGGGGGATGGGATACTAAGTACTTCCATCCAGGAACACAGTATGTCAGTCCAtttgttcaggtcttttgtcctACAGTAAAATGTGGATTCCTCCCAGATATGTTGTTCACACAGATTCTGTAGTTTTTAGACATTAGctattttttatgcttttgtcTAAGCCTCCTCTCCAGCTCCGGGGCCACATAGTATCTCGTACAAATATCCCTGTTGGAGTTCTTGACCCTGTTGGACACAGACTTGAACCTTGGCTGTTTTCTATCCTTGTAACCCTGGCTGTTTTTGAAatgtgagagacagagagtaTATGGGGTAGGGAGCAGAGGACAAGGGTCctagggtgggatggggtggcagACTGATTTTATGAATAATCTATATCAGGGCCTCTCAACTTCTTTCACATCACAACACATAGAgaaaatgctaattttaaaaaaaaaatttattttatgtatttatttttggctgcgttgggtctatgttgctgtgcatgggctttctctagttgcagcgagcgggggctactcttcgttgcggtgcgcgggcttctcattgcagtggcttctcttgttgccaagcacgggctctaggtacgcgggcttcagtagttgcggcgcatgagctcagtagttgtggctcgtaggctctagagcacaggctcagtagctgtggcgcacaggcttagttgctccgcggcatgtgggatcttcacagaccagggattgaacccgtgtcccctacattagcaggtggattcttaaccacttcaccaccaggggagtcctagAAAATGCTAATTTTTGTACAGCACACTAGGTTACATAAAAGAAGAGATTTAGAGGCATCTAaatgatggtaaaaaaaaattatcac
Encoded proteins:
- the HNRNPA3 gene encoding heterogeneous nuclear ribonucleoprotein A3 isoform X1; this translates as MEVKPPPGRPQPDSGRRRRRRGEEGHDPKEPEQLRKLFIGGLSFETTDDSLREHFEKWGTLTDCVVMRDPQTKRSRGFGFVTYSCVEEVDAAMCARPHKVDGRVVEPKRAVSREDSVKPGAHLTVKKIFVGGIKEDTEEYNLRDYFEKYGKIETIEVMEDRQSGKKRGFAFVTFDDHDTVDKIVVQKYHTINGHNCEVKKALSKQEMQSAGSQRGRGGGSGNFMGRGGNFGGGGGNFGRGGNFGGRGGYGGGGGGSRGSYGGGDGGYNGFGGDGGNYGGGPGYSSRGGYGGGGPGYGNQGGGYGGGGGGYDGYNEGGNFGGNYGGGGSYNDFGNYSGQQQSNYGPMKGGSFGGRSSGSPYGGGYGSGGGSGGYGSRRF
- the HNRNPA3 gene encoding heterogeneous nuclear ribonucleoprotein A3 isoform X3 → MEVKPPPGRPQPDSGRRRRRRGEEGHDPKEPEQLRKLFIGGLSFETTDDSLREHFEKWGTLTDCVVMRDPQTKRSRGFGFVTYSCVEEVDAAMCARPHKVDGRVVEPKRAVSREDSVKPGAHLTVKKIFVGGIKEDTEEYNLRDYFEKYGKIETIEVMEDRQSGKKRGFAFVTFDDHDTVDKIVVQKYHTINGHNCEVKKALSKQEMQSAGSQRGRGGGSGNFMGRGGNFGGGGGNFGRGGNFGGRGGYGGGGGGSRGSYGGGDGGYNGFGGDGGNYGGGPGYSSRGGYGGGGPGYDGYNEGGNFGGNYGGGGSYNDFGNYSGQQQSNYGPMKGGSFGGRSSGSPYGGGYGSGGGSGGYGSRRF
- the HNRNPA3 gene encoding heterogeneous nuclear ribonucleoprotein A3 isoform X4, with product MEGHDPKEPEQLRKLFIGGLSFETTDDSLREHFEKWGTLTDCVVMRDPQTKRSRGFGFVTYSCVEEVDAAMCARPHKVDGRVVEPKRAVSREDSVKPGAHLTVKKIFVGGIKEDTEEYNLRDYFEKYGKIETIEVMEDRQSGKKRGFAFVTFDDHDTVDKIVVQKYHTINGHNCEVKKALSKQEMQSAGSQRGRGGGSGNFMGRGGNFGGGGGNFGRGGNFGGRGGYGGGGGGSRGSYGGGDGGYNGFGGDGGNYGGGPGYSSRGGYGGGGPGYGNQGGGYGGGGGGYDGYNEGGNFGGNYGGGGSYNDFGNYSGQQQSNYGPMKGGSFGGRSSGSPYGGGYGSGGGSGGYGSRRF
- the HNRNPA3 gene encoding heterogeneous nuclear ribonucleoprotein A3 isoform X5, giving the protein MRDPQTKRSRGFGFVTYSCVEEVDAAMCARPHKVDGRVVEPKRAVSREDSVKPGAHLTVKKIFVGGIKEDTEEYNLRDYFEKYGKIETIEVMEDRQSGKKRGFAFVTFDDHDTVDKIVVQKYHTINGHNCEVKKALSKQEMQSAGSQRGRGGGSGNFMGRGGNFGGGGGNFGRGGNFGGRGGYGGGGGGSRGSYGGGDGGYNGFGGDGGNYGGGPGYSSRGGYGGGGPGYGNQGGGYGGGGGGYDGYNEGGNFGGNYGGGGSYNDFGNYSGQQQSNYGPMKGGSFGGRSSGSPYGGGYGSGGGSGGYGSRRF
- the HNRNPA3 gene encoding heterogeneous nuclear ribonucleoprotein A3 isoform X2 yields the protein MEVKPPPGRPQPDSGRRRRRRGEEGHDPKEPEQLRKLFIGGLSFETTDDSLREHFEKWGTLTDCVVMRDPQTKRSRGFGFVTYSCVEEVDAAMCARPHKVDGRVVEPKRAVSREDSVKPGAHLTVKKIFVGGIKEDTEEYNLRDYFEKYGKIETIEVMEDRQSGKKRGFAFVTFDDHDTVDKIVVQKYHTINGHNCEVKKALSKQEMQSAGSQRGRGGGSGNFMGRGGNFGGGGGNFGRGGNFGGRGGYGGGGGGSRGSYGGGDGGYNGFGGDGGNYGGGPGYSSRGGYGGGGPGYGNQGGGYGGGGGGYDGYNEGGNFGGNYGGGGSYNDFGNYSGQQQSNYGPMKGGSFGGRSSGSPYGGYGSGGGSGGYGSRRF